The Metabacillus litoralis genome contains a region encoding:
- a CDS encoding sensor histidine kinase, translated as MGKQKVFRKEQLKFMIFSFISFTVIFTIFGVIIFSQVKSTLFTKTDEELLAFKEKVSDDLPNEEARPPRFEDDDGPQNPNDRKGPNNPNPRIMMLHWNNEGEIVNQNEIGTTIYESYFQEYELDKENVNVITNMTINDLYNFRSIVFEDQTEGDDVEYVQLLINTDPEQTILANFGNLIIICSSIFIILSISASYILSKRMMKPIIKSWNKQAEFVENASHELRTPLTIIQNKLELLLTAPHEKIMNKFENIALSLSETRRLSKLTSDLLTLARADSAESQLNKHSVSIDNFIKKVCNPYMDIAESQEKHVWLKLNSKIEIEADEQRLHQLLVILLDNALKYTSERDSIGVKTYNEDHKVVIEVTDTGIGIDKQNMKYIFDRFYREDRARSRETGGSGLGLSIAQWIVTQHNGTISVSENQHNGTTFIVKLPKK; from the coding sequence TTGGGTAAACAAAAGGTTTTTAGAAAAGAACAGCTAAAGTTCATGATTTTTAGCTTCATTTCATTCACGGTGATTTTCACTATTTTTGGTGTTATTATTTTTAGTCAGGTAAAAAGCACCCTTTTTACAAAAACAGACGAGGAACTTTTAGCATTTAAAGAAAAAGTGAGCGATGATCTTCCAAATGAAGAAGCACGCCCCCCTCGCTTTGAGGATGATGATGGTCCACAAAATCCTAATGATAGAAAGGGTCCCAATAATCCAAACCCAAGAATTATGATGCTACATTGGAATAATGAGGGTGAGATCGTAAATCAAAATGAAATTGGAACAACCATTTATGAAAGTTATTTTCAGGAGTATGAGCTTGATAAAGAAAATGTAAATGTAATCACAAATATGACCATTAATGATCTTTACAACTTTCGATCTATTGTTTTTGAAGATCAGACTGAGGGTGACGATGTTGAGTATGTACAGCTCTTAATTAATACAGATCCAGAACAAACTATTTTAGCCAATTTTGGGAACTTAATTATTATTTGTTCTTCTATTTTCATCATTCTATCAATCTCAGCTAGTTATATTCTTTCAAAAAGAATGATGAAGCCAATAATTAAGTCCTGGAACAAGCAAGCAGAGTTTGTTGAGAATGCATCACATGAGTTAAGAACACCACTTACAATTATTCAAAACAAACTAGAGCTATTGCTTACAGCCCCACATGAAAAAATTATGAATAAGTTTGAAAACATAGCCCTTAGTCTTTCAGAGACTAGAAGATTATCAAAGCTAACATCTGATCTTCTAACATTAGCAAGAGCTGATTCAGCAGAATCACAGCTTAATAAGCATTCTGTTAGCATAGACAATTTTATTAAAAAGGTCTGCAATCCTTATATGGACATTGCTGAGTCTCAAGAAAAACATGTGTGGCTAAAGTTAAATAGTAAAATTGAAATAGAAGCAGATGAGCAACGCCTTCATCAGCTCTTAGTTATCTTACTTGATAATGCACTAAAATACACTTCTGAGAGGGATAGCATTGGAGTAAAAACCTATAATGAGGATCACAAAGTCGTAATTGAGGTGACTGACACAGGTATCGGAATTGATAAACAAAACATGAAATATATATTTGATCGTTTTTATCGTGAAGACCGAGCACGATCGAGGGAAACTGGCGGCTCCGGACTCGGTCTTTCCATTGCTCAATGGATTGTCACACAACATAACGGCACAATTAGTGTTAGTGAAAACCAGCATAACGGTACAACTTTTATCGTGAAATTACCCAAAAAGTAA
- a CDS encoding DUF4956 domain-containing protein: MENLNFNDIFKSSILEKTSSFSVVDSLIGLLVAFAVGLFIYWVYKKTFSGVIYSHTFNISLIVMSMATALIIMGISSNVLLSLGMVGALSIVRFRTPIKDPMDIVYIFWAIVAGILCGAGFIPLVIIGSILIGAVLLIFVNKIKIENPYLLIVKYNDISIENSIEHVVAESSQKHTIKSKSVMPGDDFEITYEIRVKESDLGFINNISDMESVKSAVMLSYDGNFTA; the protein is encoded by the coding sequence ATGGAAAACTTAAACTTTAATGATATCTTCAAATCTAGCATTTTAGAAAAAACAAGCAGTTTCTCAGTAGTAGATTCACTGATCGGGTTACTTGTGGCATTTGCTGTAGGACTCTTTATATATTGGGTGTATAAGAAAACATTCTCTGGTGTTATTTACTCACACACATTTAATATTTCGCTAATTGTTATGTCGATGGCTACAGCTTTAATTATCATGGGGATTTCATCAAACGTTCTATTATCTCTTGGTATGGTTGGTGCGTTATCGATTGTACGTTTTAGAACACCTATTAAAGATCCTATGGATATTGTGTATATTTTCTGGGCAATTGTTGCTGGTATCCTATGTGGCGCAGGCTTTATTCCTCTAGTTATTATTGGCTCGATCTTAATTGGAGCTGTATTACTTATTTTTGTTAATAAAATTAAAATTGAAAATCCTTACCTTTTAATCGTGAAATATAATGATATATCTATTGAAAATTCAATTGAACATGTCGTGGCAGAAAGCTCACAAAAGCATACCATTAAATCTAAATCTGTTATGCCTGGTGATGACTTTGAAATTACGTACGAAATTCGCGTGAAAGAGTCTGATTTAGGATTTATTAATAATATTTCTGATATGGAATCAGTTAAATCGGCAGTTATGCTAAGTTATGATGGCAATTTCACTGCTTAA
- a CDS encoding spore coat protein, with product MLAKPYKWAKLNSKSCQSTNNDSYQEVLDVNNFFVEDDKTGSQGSNQINETEQISSEAIIIRDSCEIEVSSTDTQVAASLQVAIQAAIALVVNLTIADSDQAEKITHQLLQEADIKQLNKQNLVIKNSRNVNITTTDTDVAVSLQALLQVLVALVADIDIL from the coding sequence ATGCTAGCAAAACCGTATAAATGGGCTAAATTAAACTCGAAATCATGTCAGTCAACAAACAATGATTCTTACCAAGAGGTGTTAGATGTAAATAATTTCTTCGTTGAAGACGATAAAACAGGTTCTCAAGGTAGTAATCAAATAAATGAAACAGAACAAATCTCTTCTGAAGCAATTATTATAAGAGACTCTTGTGAGATTGAAGTATCTTCAACTGATACTCAAGTTGCTGCTTCTTTACAGGTTGCTATTCAAGCTGCTATCGCTCTAGTTGTTAACCTAACAATTGCTGATAGCGACCAAGCAGAAAAGATCACTCACCAACTACTGCAGGAAGCTGATATTAAGCAATTAAATAAACAAAACCTAGTTATTAAAAACTCTAGAAATGTAAATATTACAACTACTGATACAGATGTTGCAGTCTCTCTTCAAGCTCTATTACAAGTCCTTGTTGCTTTAGTTGCTGACATTGACATTCTTTAA
- a CDS encoding polyphosphate polymerase domain-containing protein — translation MKAMNLNGTKGRRELKHEMTQMECYLLRNKLKHYMEVDPHANRDGKYLIRSVYFDNFENKVLNQKKEGYYERDKFRVRLYDFNISYLNLEKKSKRNNLTFKQKCRITAEEYEQIRFGDISWMEHDSRSLIQELYHQMNLFQLKPVTVVDYEREVFIYKHGNVRITFDSSIRTSFRNNDVLNPDLAMIDTNPDIVVLEVKFDEYLPSMIKHLLQVSNLRAGAYSKYQICRMYG, via the coding sequence ATGAAGGCTATGAACTTAAACGGAACAAAAGGCCGAAGAGAACTAAAGCATGAAATGACCCAAATGGAATGCTACCTGCTTCGGAATAAACTTAAACATTATATGGAAGTAGATCCTCACGCTAATCGTGATGGAAAATATTTAATACGAAGTGTTTATTTTGATAACTTCGAAAATAAAGTGTTAAATCAGAAAAAAGAAGGTTACTACGAACGTGATAAATTTCGCGTTAGATTATACGACTTTAATATAAGCTACTTGAATTTAGAAAAAAAAAGCAAACGTAACAACCTTACTTTCAAACAAAAATGCCGAATAACGGCTGAGGAATATGAACAAATACGGTTTGGAGACATTAGTTGGATGGAACATGATTCAAGATCACTCATACAAGAGTTATACCATCAAATGAATCTATTTCAGTTAAAACCAGTAACCGTTGTTGATTATGAAAGGGAGGTGTTCATTTATAAACATGGAAATGTTCGCATTACCTTTGATAGCTCTATTCGAACGAGCTTTCGAAACAATGATGTTCTTAACCCAGATTTGGCGATGATCGATACAAATCCTGATATTGTCGTTCTCGAAGTCAAATTTGATGAATATTTGCCAAGTATGATCAAACATTTGCTTCAAGTAAGCAACTTAAGAGCAGGCGCTTACTCGAAATATCAAATTTGTAGAATGTACGGCTGA